The genome window tctGTAATGGAAATATATTGATATTGGAAAATACCAAGAACAGCAAATTGGACAgggttttacaaaaaaattcaatagttgCTTAAAAATGGGTAATTTATCAGTTAAAACTTATGTATATCTCGGCCCTAGGGATCAGTTCCTTTGCCTAAAAATGAATGTAATTTAACTGCTGGACAAATTACGCCTGCATTATGCCCAgtaggattttttaaaagttgtgaccataaagtttttaaaatggtAATTTGAAtcacattgttttttattttcacccCGAAAAAATCACTCATGAGAACGtggaatttttgcaatttgttttctttcaatttcagataaccTTCACAAATGTTAtactattttatttcagagcaTCTTCTTGGAATTTTGATCTGCTTTCCATCATTCGTTGACCCATTTATatcgttttattttattgtacCATATCGGCAAGCTCTATTGGGATTATTTAAGTGCCGAAAAACAAAACCTTTAAATATCGTTATCACAGTTCGTCATCTATCAAAACGTAACCCATCAATTGTTGATTCAAACtgaattttattcaataaaaaagacTAGAAAAAAGATGCCCACACATCCCAAagtcttttcaaaaaagtgacaatGGTAGGAGGTTGTCTGATATCCCGAAGAAACAATCAAAATGGGAACTATGTACAAACAAGTGATTTGTGTGGGAGAAAAAGTGTCCAACAATTTGAGATCGACTGCATTTTTGTTTGAGGACAATTTGGAGATAGGGGGTCTTATGAGATCAACGGGACAATCAAGTTCATTCAGGCTACTGTAAGTGGCTGTTGTTGGGCGGGAAGAGAAAAAGACACGTGGATCGAGatatcaattttgtttttgtaacaatggaaaaaaagttcgtggaaaaaatcaatcaaaaatcaaaaaaaaaaccaaatgaaaACGAACGGCAACGAAATACATAATATGATTGGAGGAAAAAGAGCACAACTGTAAAAAACcctattcttttttcaatgctGATGTGCAAAGAGCGTCAATTAATGAAGGTTTTGAGGTACTTGGCTGTTGtgacctgaaaatataaatagtTGAAACTCCATCCAAATAGGATAAAATAAACTAACCTCGCTGAACATaaagcttcaaattttcgaaatgcgGCGTCTGCATCATGTGCATCTGCTTTGTCATCGTAGTCGTACGAGAATAATGAGAAATCGTCTGAAAGCATTGagatcaatttttgtagattttcagTACAAAGATTGACTTCTAAAACTAATACCTAAATATTGAATGCATCTTTCCAAGGATTAAAAGAACGTGATCAAAGAAGCTGTCAGAAAGTTTTAGGCCTTACAACAGAcgttatttctttttttaattaggaaattaaaaatacgaTTAGATTGTTTGATAAATATACATTTACTGAAAACATTAAGAGATTTTGCAGAAAACAGGGTTCTGAAAACCGTGTAGACAGCAGTCCTCACGGAATTCTACCGAATGGTTATATTAAAAATAGTCTGTTCAGAAACAGTATTTCCTTGTTTCAGTCTACGATATTGAcgtaataaaattaataattagaAGTAAAAGTACGAACCTGACGTTCTCCTTCGATCTCTTATTAATGCTGCGGGAACAAGTGAGATAAGTAATAGTAGGATCCATATCCGCAAATGTTCTATGCCTATCCTTTGCAAGAGCATCTGTTGTAAACCGACGTCGTtttgtcgtcgtcgtcgtcgtcttgGTGGTCGTCGTTGTGTCGCTGGGCTCGCAGTTCTTAGGCGAAATGTTGCCGAGGACACTGAGTGTTCGTGAGCGAAGGATGTCttaaagaagaaaatattcaTCAGACAGTGTTGAAATATTAATGATCAAACCGAGAAGTAAATGTGATAATGAAAACAAGTGCTCTCGAAAAGAAAAACGTGTTTATGAGTTGATACAATACAAGATTAACAAGCACAAGACATTGGAAATAATGGGCTAATGAAAATAGGTAACACGTCAAGTCCACGAGGATTAGAATCAGAACCACCCAGGAAGAAGAAGCTcaacaataaattttgagcGGGAAGTTTCAagtcaaacaaaaaagttttttggggTAGGCGGTCTAGGAGCCGGGAGCATAGATCTCGACGTCAGAATTGGTCAGCTTTGCAGAAGATTAGAATCATATTTTGAGATATATGAATGGGAGGATCTAGACAGTTCTAAGTTTGCagagattttgagaaaacaacACACAGGCGGGAAAAGAATAGGAATTATGGACAAGCTGCTCTCTGAAACGATCCGAACATCGAAGAAATCAAGAATACAGAATAACAGGATAACAAGGCGGATACTAAGTGTACTGTAGCGTCAGAAGTCACAAAATAAGTTTGAACTTTCTACTATCAATGATGAATTAGAATTCACTTGAACTGGAATATGATAACGAAAACTGTATTATTTAACGCTACCGTATTCgatt of Caenorhabditis elegans chromosome II contains these proteins:
- the K02A2.5 gene encoding uncharacterized protein (Confirmed by transcript evidence); amino-acid sequence: MLLQRIGIEHLRIWILLLLISLVPAALIRDRRRTSDDFSLFSYDYDDKADAHDADAAFRKFEALCSARSQQPSTSKPSLIDALCTSALKKE